The proteins below are encoded in one region of Sulfolobus sp. A20:
- a CDS encoding helix-turn-helix domain-containing protein, protein MSIEISEKSFLLRRFLMVAYALSEADIEVFMKIIRSTDGKNVDDIAGELGISKSRASLILKKLSDVGLIEKEKSNVSRGGRPKYMYRVNKDEIRNKLSKKAEEVCKDLQSIISSL, encoded by the coding sequence ATGAGTATTGAAATTAGCGAAAAAAGTTTTTTATTGAGAAGATTCTTGATGGTAGCTTATGCTCTGTCAGAAGCTGATATAGAAGTTTTCATGAAGATAATAAGAAGCACCGACGGAAAGAATGTCGACGATATAGCAGGAGAATTAGGAATAAGTAAAAGCAGGGCAAGTTTAATATTGAAAAAACTCTCTGATGTTGGATTAATAGAAAAAGAGAAAAGTAATGTTAGCAGAGGCGGAAGACCTAAGTATATGTATCGTGTAAACAAAGACGAAATAAGGAATAAGCTGAGTAAAAAAGCTGAAGAGGTTTGCAAAGATTTACAGTCCATTATATCTTCTTTGTAA